In a genomic window of Mucilaginibacter sp. KACC 22063:
- a CDS encoding RNA polymerase sigma factor, with amino-acid sequence MEAVYIDKHYSLVAECKQGSKKACYELYRLYAKAMLNVAYRIVGNVEEAEDVLQEAFVDAFAKLKDFRQETTFGLWLKQIVVHRSINLLRKRKLQLVEIGEGEIDNIADESEYDDEDMQYQVAQVKQAIQELPEGYRVVLSLYLLEGYDHEEIAHILHINENTSRTQFLRAKRKLSEILKQKGKVA; translated from the coding sequence TTGGAAGCAGTTTATATAGACAAACATTATAGCCTGGTGGCTGAGTGTAAGCAGGGAAGCAAAAAAGCCTGCTACGAGCTGTATCGTTTATACGCCAAAGCTATGCTTAATGTGGCCTACCGTATTGTAGGCAATGTTGAGGAGGCCGAAGATGTATTGCAGGAGGCATTCGTAGATGCTTTTGCCAAGCTCAAAGATTTCAGGCAGGAAACAACCTTTGGCCTGTGGCTTAAACAAATTGTGGTACACCGGTCTATCAACCTTTTACGCAAACGCAAGCTGCAGCTTGTAGAAATAGGCGAAGGCGAAATAGACAATATTGCTGACGAATCAGAATACGATGATGAGGATATGCAATACCAAGTGGCCCAGGTTAAACAAGCCATACAAGAGTTGCCCGAAGGCTATAGGGTGGTACTGTCTTTATACCTGCTGGAAGGTTACGACCACGAAGAGATAGCGCACATATTACATATTAACGAAAATACATCAAGAACCCAGTTTTTGAGAGCAAAAAGAAAATTGAGTGAAATTTTAAAGCAGAAAGGAAAAGTAGCATGA
- the pnuC gene encoding nicotinamide riboside transporter PnuC, whose translation MFHVFLDWWHQQSWVELIGVIAGLLCVYLAAINNIWNWPFAIINVILYIYIYFNTQLYADMGLQVYLLGVNIYGWYYWSKRPAAEIKVPVISMSTRQWLISVIIVAVCTPLLGFTLVSLSPILHYKPAAYPYLDSFCTMCSIIAQIYLARKVLQNWLIWVFVDIIYVGVYIVKDLHATAFMYAVFAIIAAKGYLDWRKEYYAQSNKVL comes from the coding sequence ATGTTTCATGTTTTTTTAGATTGGTGGCATCAGCAAAGCTGGGTAGAATTAATTGGTGTAATAGCCGGTTTACTTTGCGTTTACCTTGCCGCCATCAATAATATCTGGAACTGGCCTTTCGCAATAATCAATGTCATACTGTACATCTATATTTATTTTAACACACAGCTGTATGCCGATATGGGCTTGCAGGTGTACCTGTTAGGTGTAAATATTTATGGCTGGTATTACTGGAGCAAGCGACCCGCTGCTGAAATAAAAGTCCCGGTTATTTCCATGAGTACAAGGCAATGGTTAATTTCTGTAATTATTGTAGCTGTTTGTACGCCTCTCTTAGGATTTACTTTAGTCAGTCTTTCCCCCATTCTTCATTACAAACCTGCTGCTTATCCTTATTTAGATAGCTTTTGTACCATGTGTAGTATCATTGCACAGATTTATCTTGCCCGTAAAGTTTTACAAAACTGGCTTATCTGGGTGTTTGTGGATATTATATATGTAGGCGTTTATATTGTAAAAGATTTACATGCTACCGCATTTATGTATGCGGTATTTGCTATCATTGCAGCCAAAGGTTACCTGGATTGGCGTAAAGAATATTATGCGCAATCTAACAAGGTGTTGTAA
- a CDS encoding SdpI family protein translates to MLWILGPQLIGLIMIAIGCVQKKFPPKSINSLYGYRTALSMQNQQNWDEGNLYSANLLVKIGLTAFITGLLLSAGLYMTDIDDQALGIIQMVTVLLSAFTIPFVVIYFTERHLKHIFIKAD, encoded by the coding sequence ATGTTGTGGATTTTAGGTCCGCAGCTGATTGGGTTAATTATGATTGCAATCGGCTGTGTTCAGAAAAAATTCCCTCCTAAAAGCATTAACAGCCTGTACGGATACCGTACGGCGCTTTCTATGCAAAACCAGCAAAACTGGGACGAGGGTAACTTGTATAGCGCTAACTTACTTGTTAAAATAGGGCTTACAGCATTTATCACCGGGTTATTACTATCGGCAGGTTTATACATGACTGATATTGATGACCAGGCGCTTGGCATTATTCAAATGGTAACGGTATTGCTTTCGGCATTTACCATTCCATTTGTGGTGATCTACTTTACCGAGCGGCATTTAAAACACATTTTTATAAAAGCAGATTAA
- a CDS encoding PepSY-associated TM helix domain-containing protein has translation MTKFKKTILFIHRWLGFISGLVVFIVSITGCIFCFQDEIQDALHSYRHVEVQNKAYVNPSVLKETAKKAFPGAAVNYVYYYGKDRPAGALANVPKKGYYSVFIDPYNGKVLHTELMQSNFFVVVEYIHLYLLLPPKIGGMIVGVSVIIFVVLMITGIILWWPKRKSDRKRSFNIKWNGRWRRVNYDLHNVLGFYATAIAIVLAVTGLSISFEWVRKGIYSAGNLGKTYANETNYPKSDSLQKAHAVNFPVIDKALLYAQQQSPNAEMYLISDDESAAGAIGVTAYKKSMRYGNSDSYEFDRYTGKLLRSLPNTKKSLGLKLNDLNYDIHVGQALGLTGKIIAFMASLICASLPVTGFIIWLGKRKKPKTQKSKARNNA, from the coding sequence ATGACGAAGTTTAAAAAGACCATATTATTTATACATCGCTGGCTCGGATTTATTTCCGGGCTGGTGGTGTTTATTGTAAGTATTACTGGTTGTATATTCTGCTTTCAGGATGAGATACAGGATGCTTTGCATAGCTACCGCCACGTTGAGGTGCAAAATAAAGCGTATGTAAATCCGTCGGTTTTAAAAGAAACCGCAAAAAAAGCTTTTCCGGGTGCGGCAGTAAACTATGTTTATTATTACGGTAAAGATCGCCCTGCCGGTGCGTTAGCTAATGTCCCTAAAAAAGGCTACTATTCTGTTTTTATAGATCCTTATAATGGTAAGGTTTTGCATACAGAATTAATGCAAAGCAACTTTTTTGTAGTAGTAGAATACATTCACTTATACCTGCTATTGCCGCCTAAAATCGGCGGAATGATTGTTGGCGTTTCTGTGATTATATTCGTGGTACTGATGATTACTGGTATCATTCTATGGTGGCCTAAACGGAAGTCAGACCGTAAACGCAGCTTTAATATTAAATGGAACGGCCGCTGGCGCCGTGTTAATTATGACCTGCACAATGTGCTTGGTTTTTATGCCACTGCCATTGCCATTGTACTGGCTGTAACAGGTTTATCCATTTCTTTTGAATGGGTTAGGAAGGGCATCTATTCGGCCGGAAATTTAGGCAAGACCTATGCTAATGAAACCAATTATCCAAAATCAGACTCGTTGCAAAAAGCACACGCCGTAAACTTCCCGGTAATTGACAAAGCATTGCTTTATGCTCAGCAGCAATCGCCTAATGCCGAAATGTATCTGATCAGCGACGATGAATCAGCAGCCGGAGCAATTGGCGTAACGGCTTACAAAAAGTCTATGCGCTACGGCAATTCGGATAGTTATGAATTTGACCGTTATACAGGCAAGCTGCTAAGATCTCTGCCTAATACGAAGAAAAGCCTAGGTTTAAAACTTAATGACCTCAACTACGATATCCACGTTGGGCAGGCATTGGGACTTACCGGAAAGATCATTGCTTTTATGGCCAGCCTAATCTGCGCCAGTTTGCCGGTGACAGGTTTTATCATTTGGTTAGGCAAACGCAAAAAGCCTAAAACGCAAAAAAGTAAAGCACGTAACAACGCGTAA
- a CDS encoding ATP-binding protein, whose protein sequence is MALNENIIKIAVVGPESTGKSTMSAYLANHFGTVWVPEFARGYCENLNGDYTWQDEVNMFYGQLELEKEMLPKAKNGLIICDTTFITIKIWSDQLFGKSPQEVLDELPKHPYDLYLLLDIDLPWEDDPLRDFPDMREHFMQVWHNELQTLDANYTVVSGTGDERYSNAVAAVNQFLKSL, encoded by the coding sequence ATGGCATTAAACGAAAACATAATTAAGATAGCGGTAGTAGGGCCCGAATCGACAGGCAAGTCAACTATGTCTGCGTACCTTGCCAATCATTTCGGGACCGTATGGGTGCCCGAATTTGCACGTGGATACTGCGAAAACCTTAATGGCGATTATACCTGGCAGGATGAGGTCAATATGTTTTACGGACAGCTTGAGCTTGAAAAGGAAATGCTGCCAAAAGCTAAGAATGGCTTAATTATTTGCGATACTACCTTTATTACTATTAAAATATGGAGCGACCAGCTTTTCGGTAAATCTCCGCAGGAGGTTTTGGACGAACTGCCTAAGCATCCTTATGATCTTTATTTATTATTGGATATCGACCTGCCCTGGGAAGATGATCCTTTGCGCGATTTCCCCGATATGCGCGAACATTTTATGCAGGTATGGCATAACGAATTGCAAACCCTTGATGCAAATTACACCGTTGTTTCAGGCACTGGCGACGAACGTTACAGTAATGCCGTTGCTGCTGTAAATCAATTTCTTAAATCCCTTTAA
- a CDS encoding tRNA-binding protein, which produces METISWSDFEKVELCAGTILEAHDFPEARKPAFKVKVDFGSHGIKWSSAQITKHYTKEELIGRQILAVVNFPKKQIANFMSEFLVTGLADENGDIVLSAIDKPVPNGSKLI; this is translated from the coding sequence ATGGAAACTATCTCCTGGAGCGATTTTGAGAAAGTTGAATTGTGTGCCGGTACTATTTTAGAAGCGCATGATTTTCCTGAAGCACGCAAACCAGCGTTTAAGGTAAAGGTAGATTTTGGCTCGCATGGCATTAAATGGTCGAGCGCGCAGATCACCAAACATTACACTAAAGAGGAGCTGATAGGCCGCCAGATCTTAGCTGTAGTTAACTTTCCCAAAAAACAGATCGCAAATTTTATGTCAGAATTTTTGGTTACAGGTTTAGCCGATGAAAATGGTGACATCGTGTTATCGGCAATTGACAAGCCAGTGCCAAACGGGAGCAAATTGATTTAA
- a CDS encoding nucleoside deaminase: protein MRYITFDDEATLSPDEFFMDQALYEARQALAEDEIPIGAVVVCKGQIIGRGHNLTERLNDVSAHAEMQALTAAANYMGGKYLPDCTLYVTMEPCVMCAGASYWFQIGKIVFGAYDTKLGFGRLNQKITHPKTMVTGGIRENECSQLVRDFFKNKRAKKR, encoded by the coding sequence ATGCGGTATATCACCTTCGATGATGAGGCCACACTTTCGCCGGATGAGTTTTTTATGGATCAGGCGTTGTACGAAGCCAGGCAGGCTCTTGCCGAAGATGAGATACCTATTGGCGCTGTTGTGGTTTGCAAAGGCCAGATCATCGGGCGCGGGCATAACCTTACAGAGCGGTTGAACGATGTATCTGCCCATGCCGAAATGCAGGCCTTAACCGCTGCTGCCAATTATATGGGCGGTAAATACCTGCCCGATTGTACCTTGTATGTTACTATGGAACCCTGCGTTATGTGTGCAGGGGCGTCATACTGGTTTCAGATTGGAAAGATTGTATTTGGTGCTTATGATACCAAGCTTGGTTTCGGCAGGCTTAATCAGAAAATCACCCACCCTAAAACTATGGTAACCGGTGGCATACGTGAGAACGAATGTTCACAACTGGTTCGCGATTTTTTCAAAAATAAACGCGCTAAAAAGCGTTGA
- a CDS encoding M13 family metallopeptidase — MHKRTLLTIAVCTVGTAVLFTACKNGSSSVDYAAHDAIYKNMDTTVKPGEDFFKYANGGWLKKNPIPAAYSSWGIGNLVTEELRERLRKINEDALKQHAPKGSSSQKIGDFYYSGMDTVTIEKEGLSPLKAELAKIDSVKDIPSLLNAFAHFEVIGVTQPIGAYVGQDEKNSEKMMMNLFQSGIGLPNRDYYFNTDEQSVKVRNDYQQNHLPTLFKLSGLDAAAATDAAKKVYALEKFLADSSRKLEDLRDPYKNYHKMPVAGLSKLVPQINWKDLFDKMDYKNVDSVIVGQPEYYHAVSKALTTYSIADWKLYLRKNLINEFSNDLSKAFNDEAFRFYGTVLSGRKQQLQRWKKVLDAENSLMGEVLGQLFVKEYFPEKTKERYVKLVEAMKGSFKDHIDKLDWMSAETKKKALDKLSKINPKVGYPDKWKDFSSLEIVRGPYVQNIINANIFWHKREADKLGKPVDRTEWDMTPQTYNAYYNPSNNEIVLPAAQFMIPGVKDEDVDDAVVYGYAAASTIGHEMTHGFDDQGRQFDAKGNLKPWWTAQDSAKFTQRAQKLINQFNGYTVYGLHVNGKATQGENIADLGGIAIGVDAFKKTDQYKEGKKINGLTPLQRFFLGYALGWLGQERKETLMNQVLTNEHAPGFLRVNGPFGDVPEFYEAFGIKKGDKMYIDPDKRVKIW; from the coding sequence ATGCATAAAAGAACACTCCTTACCATTGCCGTATGTACTGTTGGCACAGCTGTGCTTTTCACTGCCTGCAAAAATGGTTCATCAAGCGTAGATTATGCTGCGCACGATGCTATTTACAAAAACATGGATACCACTGTTAAGCCCGGCGAAGACTTTTTTAAGTATGCCAATGGCGGATGGTTGAAAAAGAACCCTATCCCTGCTGCTTACTCAAGCTGGGGTATTGGTAACCTGGTTACTGAAGAACTGCGCGAACGCCTCAGAAAAATTAATGAGGATGCGCTGAAGCAACATGCGCCAAAAGGCAGCAGTTCGCAAAAGATCGGCGATTTTTATTACAGCGGTATGGATACCGTTACGATTGAAAAAGAAGGCCTGTCGCCGCTGAAAGCAGAGCTGGCCAAAATAGATTCGGTAAAGGATATACCGTCTTTATTAAATGCCTTTGCACATTTTGAAGTGATCGGTGTAACGCAGCCTATCGGCGCTTACGTTGGCCAGGATGAAAAGAACAGTGAGAAAATGATGATGAACCTGTTTCAGTCTGGTATTGGTTTACCAAACCGCGACTACTACTTTAACACCGACGAGCAAAGCGTTAAAGTACGTAACGATTATCAGCAAAATCACTTACCTACACTCTTTAAACTTTCGGGCCTTGATGCTGCCGCCGCAACTGATGCTGCAAAGAAAGTTTATGCTTTAGAAAAGTTTTTGGCCGATAGTTCAAGAAAGCTGGAAGACCTGCGCGATCCTTACAAAAATTATCACAAAATGCCGGTTGCCGGATTAAGCAAGCTTGTGCCGCAAATTAACTGGAAAGACCTTTTTGATAAAATGGATTACAAAAACGTGGATAGCGTTATTGTTGGCCAGCCAGAATATTACCATGCGGTAAGCAAGGCACTAACCACTTATAGTATTGCCGACTGGAAGCTTTACCTGCGTAAAAACCTGATCAATGAATTCAGCAATGACCTTTCAAAGGCGTTTAACGACGAGGCTTTCCGTTTTTATGGCACTGTATTATCAGGCCGTAAGCAACAGCTGCAGCGCTGGAAAAAGGTGCTTGATGCTGAAAATAGTTTAATGGGCGAAGTTTTAGGACAGCTGTTTGTTAAGGAATACTTCCCTGAAAAAACCAAGGAGCGCTATGTAAAACTGGTTGAGGCCATGAAAGGGAGCTTTAAAGATCATATTGACAAACTTGACTGGATGAGCGCCGAAACCAAGAAAAAAGCGCTGGATAAACTTTCAAAGATCAACCCTAAAGTTGGCTATCCGGATAAATGGAAAGATTTTTCATCGCTTGAAATTGTGCGTGGACCTTACGTGCAAAATATTATCAATGCCAACATCTTCTGGCATAAACGCGAAGCTGATAAATTAGGCAAACCGGTTGACCGTACCGAGTGGGATATGACGCCACAGACTTACAATGCGTACTACAATCCATCAAACAACGAGATTGTATTGCCTGCTGCCCAGTTCATGATTCCGGGTGTTAAGGATGAAGATGTTGATGATGCTGTTGTATACGGTTACGCTGCTGCTTCAACCATCGGTCACGAAATGACACATGGTTTTGATGACCAGGGCCGTCAGTTTGATGCTAAAGGAAACCTTAAGCCTTGGTGGACAGCACAAGACTCAGCCAAATTTACCCAGCGTGCACAAAAATTAATTAACCAGTTTAACGGTTATACCGTTTATGGCCTGCATGTAAATGGTAAGGCTACTCAGGGCGAAAACATTGCCGACTTAGGCGGTATTGCCATTGGTGTAGATGCATTTAAAAAGACCGACCAATATAAAGAAGGCAAAAAAATTAATGGTTTAACCCCACTGCAACGCTTCTTTTTAGGTTATGCACTTGGCTGGTTAGGCCAGGAACGTAAAGAAACCTTAATGAATCAGGTGCTTACTAATGAGCATGCCCCAGGCTTCTTACGTGTAAACGGTCCGTTTGGTGATGTGCCCGAATTTTATGAAGCCTTTGGTATTAAAAAAGGTGATAAAATGTACATCGACCCGGATAAGCGTGTGAAGATCTGGTAA
- a CDS encoding class I SAM-dependent rRNA methyltransferase: MIDVILKKGKEKAVMQRHPWLFSGAVERVKGKPANGDVVRLVDAQGKFLAYGFYNSQSRVALRLLEWNEDVQINDDWFRKKIGVAVNGRANILADGNTNTCRLIFSEADYLPGLIVDKYADYLSLQILTSGIENNKAVIIDELQKLLKPKGIFDKSDAGSREHEGLETTSGVLAGSPPPELVEVKENGLTYGINIAEGQKSGFYCDQRDNRRIVAEHTAGKKVLDCFSYTGGFTLNSLRFGAANVTSVDSSALAIDTLKKNIELNKLDAAKHSAIQSDVNKQLRKFKEEGEKFDVIVLDPPKYAPSRSALDRASRAYKDLNRIAMLLLNSGGLLATYSCSGAMDIDTFKQVLAWAALDAGKEVQFIYQFCQPEDHPVRASFPEGEYLKGLLCRVI, encoded by the coding sequence ATGATCGATGTTATCCTTAAAAAAGGAAAAGAAAAGGCAGTAATGCAACGCCATCCCTGGTTATTTTCAGGTGCGGTTGAGCGCGTAAAGGGCAAACCTGCCAATGGCGATGTGGTGCGCCTGGTTGATGCACAAGGCAAATTTTTAGCTTATGGCTTTTACAACAGCCAATCGCGGGTGGCATTAAGACTGTTAGAGTGGAACGAGGATGTGCAGATCAACGATGACTGGTTCCGTAAAAAGATTGGCGTTGCCGTTAACGGCCGTGCGAACATTTTAGCTGACGGCAATACCAACACCTGCCGTTTAATTTTTAGCGAGGCTGACTACCTGCCGGGACTGATTGTTGACAAATATGCTGATTACCTGTCGTTACAGATCCTTACTTCAGGTATTGAAAATAATAAAGCTGTGATTATTGATGAACTGCAAAAGCTGCTTAAGCCGAAAGGTATTTTTGATAAAAGTGATGCAGGTTCCCGCGAACATGAGGGACTGGAAACAACCAGCGGTGTTTTAGCAGGCAGCCCACCGCCAGAGTTGGTTGAAGTAAAAGAAAACGGCCTTACTTATGGTATTAATATAGCCGAAGGGCAAAAATCCGGTTTTTACTGCGACCAGCGCGATAACCGCCGCATCGTAGCAGAACATACTGCTGGCAAAAAGGTTCTCGACTGCTTTTCTTATACCGGTGGTTTTACTTTAAATAGCTTAAGATTCGGGGCGGCTAATGTGACCAGCGTTGATAGCTCGGCTCTGGCTATTGATACCCTGAAAAAGAATATTGAACTAAATAAACTTGATGCAGCTAAACACTCGGCGATACAGTCGGACGTAAATAAGCAACTACGCAAATTTAAAGAAGAAGGTGAAAAGTTTGATGTGATTGTACTCGACCCGCCGAAATATGCACCTTCACGCTCTGCCTTAGACCGCGCCTCGAGGGCTTATAAAGACCTTAACCGTATTGCTATGTTGTTACTGAATAGCGGTGGTTTACTGGCCACCTATTCATGTTCGGGCGCTATGGATATTGATACCTTTAAGCAGGTATTGGCCTGGGCAGCACTTGATGCAGGTAAAGAAGTTCAGTTTATTTACCAGTTCTGCCAGCCCGAAGATCACCCGGTGCGGGCTTCATTCCCGGAAGGAGAATATTTAAAAGGTTTGCTTTGCCGTGTGATATAA
- a CDS encoding quinone oxidoreductase family protein, which translates to MKAVVLESAERPVVYKEIDKPVLEAGEVLVQVKAAALNRRDYWITIGQYAGIRYPSVLGSDGAGIVVDVADETDKHWLNQEVIINPSNNWGESNEVKSEDFKILGLPDYGTLAEYVKVKAEYLHHKPAHLNWEQAAAIPLAGLTAYRALFTKGRAKAGDKVLIVGVGSGTGTFALQWAVSAGCKVFVTSGSGDKIDRARHLGAAAGVNYKAQDWAEELKHLAVGFDVVIDSALGNEFTKIIDLCNPGARIVTFGGTAGNIPAFNARPLFWKQLELLGTTMGTPQEFEAMLKLISDKQIVPVVDEVFAMADAQKAFDKMKDSSQFGKLVLTN; encoded by the coding sequence ATGAAAGCAGTTGTTTTGGAAAGCGCCGAAAGGCCTGTTGTATATAAAGAGATTGATAAGCCTGTATTAGAGGCTGGTGAGGTGTTGGTGCAGGTAAAGGCTGCAGCATTAAATCGTCGCGATTACTGGATCACTATAGGGCAGTACGCGGGGATCAGGTATCCTTCGGTATTAGGGTCTGATGGTGCAGGTATTGTAGTTGACGTTGCCGATGAAACCGATAAACACTGGCTTAATCAGGAGGTGATAATTAATCCAAGCAACAATTGGGGCGAAAGCAATGAGGTAAAGTCTGAGGACTTTAAAATATTAGGCTTGCCTGATTATGGCACCCTTGCCGAATACGTAAAGGTAAAAGCAGAGTATTTGCATCACAAACCGGCACATTTAAATTGGGAACAGGCAGCTGCTATTCCTTTGGCGGGTTTAACAGCCTATCGTGCCTTATTTACCAAAGGCCGGGCAAAGGCGGGTGATAAAGTGCTAATTGTTGGTGTAGGATCGGGCACAGGCACTTTTGCCTTGCAATGGGCGGTTTCTGCAGGGTGCAAAGTTTTTGTAACATCAGGTAGTGGTGATAAAATTGACCGTGCCCGCCACTTAGGTGCGGCAGCAGGTGTAAATTATAAAGCGCAGGACTGGGCAGAGGAGTTAAAGCACCTTGCAGTCGGGTTTGATGTAGTAATTGATAGTGCTTTGGGTAATGAGTTTACAAAAATCATTGATCTGTGTAATCCAGGTGCCCGTATTGTAACCTTTGGCGGAACAGCAGGCAATATTCCGGCATTTAATGCCCGTCCGCTATTTTGGAAACAGCTGGAGCTTTTGGGTACCACAATGGGAACTCCGCAGGAGTTTGAAGCCATGCTTAAGTTGATTAGCGACAAGCAGATCGTACCCGTTGTTGATGAGGTATTTGCCATGGCAGATGCGCAAAAAGCTTTTGATAAGATGAAAGATTCGTCGCAGTTTGGCAAGCTGGTGTTAACCAACTGA
- a CDS encoding superoxide dismutase, whose product MAFELPALPYATDALEPHIDKMTMEIHHGKHHQAYVTNLNKALEGKPEANSSIEEIVKNISKFPAAVRNNGGGHYNHTLFWTLLSPNGGGEPTGELAQAINSTFGSFADFKTKVNEAGATRFGSGWAWLIVTPEKKLAVTSTPNQDSPLMDIAEVKGTPIFGIDVWEHAYYLKYQNRRPDYLAAIWNVINWNHVAELYKKAIA is encoded by the coding sequence ATGGCATTCGAATTACCGGCGCTACCATACGCAACAGACGCTTTGGAACCACACATTGATAAAATGACTATGGAGATTCACCATGGTAAACATCATCAGGCTTATGTTACTAACCTTAACAAAGCTTTAGAGGGCAAGCCAGAGGCGAACAGCAGCATCGAAGAAATCGTAAAAAATATTTCAAAATTTCCTGCCGCTGTACGTAATAACGGTGGTGGCCACTATAACCACACTTTATTCTGGACTTTATTATCACCAAACGGTGGTGGTGAGCCTACAGGCGAATTAGCGCAAGCAATTAACAGTACTTTCGGTTCATTTGCTGATTTCAAAACTAAAGTGAATGAAGCTGGTGCTACCCGTTTTGGTTCTGGCTGGGCTTGGTTAATTGTTACTCCTGAGAAAAAATTAGCGGTTACTTCTACTCCAAATCAGGATAGCCCTTTAATGGATATCGCTGAAGTAAAAGGTACACCAATCTTCGGTATCGACGTTTGGGAGCACGCTTATTATTTAAAATATCAGAACCGCCGTCCGGATTATCTGGCTGCGATCTGGAATGTGATCAACTGGAATCACGTTGCCGAATTATACAAAAAGGCAATCGCGTAA
- a CDS encoding ferredoxin--NADP reductase → MDTLKLIVEDIKKETADTSTFFLREASGDKISYEAGQFLTLVFSHHNEEITRSYSLSSSPDDDLLSITVKRIPNGEISRFLLTHVKVGDTLNAIPPAGRFVLPADLKQKQLIFFAAGSGIVPVYAQIKYALNRYPDKQFFLVYSNQSADGVIFKTELDNLSATNKNLAVHCLISDEGRRLNNAVVEKLINQFSVDSNDSLFYICGPFAYMRMVRMSLHYLGVHDDRIKRENFVLETVPVTSPVTNFPPREIRIKYKGDWHDIIVGENQSILQAALQNKISLPYSCRSGMCSACFTKCTSGKVEIIKNEVLTPDDISNGYILTCTGHPVTDDVVIEYKD, encoded by the coding sequence ATGGATACCTTAAAGCTTATTGTTGAAGATATAAAGAAAGAGACTGCTGACACGTCTACATTCTTTCTGCGCGAAGCTTCGGGTGATAAAATCAGTTACGAGGCCGGGCAATTTTTAACACTGGTGTTTAGCCATCATAACGAGGAAATAACCCGTTCTTACTCGCTGAGTTCTTCACCTGATGATGACTTACTGAGCATTACAGTGAAGCGGATACCAAATGGCGAAATTTCCAGATTCCTGCTCACTCATGTAAAAGTCGGAGATACGCTTAACGCTATTCCACCTGCCGGGCGCTTTGTATTGCCAGCAGACTTGAAACAAAAACAGCTGATTTTCTTTGCTGCGGGTAGTGGCATTGTGCCTGTTTATGCGCAAATTAAGTATGCCTTGAACAGGTATCCTGATAAGCAATTCTTTTTAGTTTATAGTAACCAATCGGCTGATGGTGTGATCTTTAAAACAGAACTAGATAATCTATCTGCTACAAATAAAAATTTGGCAGTACATTGTCTTATCAGTGATGAAGGTAGGCGCCTTAACAATGCAGTTGTAGAAAAACTGATCAATCAATTTAGCGTAGATTCAAACGATTCACTCTTTTACATCTGCGGGCCGTTTGCGTACATGCGTATGGTAAGGATGAGTTTACATTACCTTGGTGTGCATGACGACCGCATAAAGCGCGAAAACTTTGTGCTGGAAACGGTGCCGGTTACCAGTCCGGTCACAAATTTTCCACCGAGGGAAATCCGAATTAAATACAAGGGAGATTGGCATGATATCATCGTTGGCGAAAACCAATCGATATTGCAAGCTGCACTGCAAAACAAGATATCACTGCCTTATAGCTGCCGTAGTGGGATGTGTTCAGCATGTTTTACCAAATGCACAAGCGGTAAAGTTGAAATCATTAAAAACGAAGTGCTGACACCGGATGACATCAGCAACGGTTATATCCTTACCTGTACCGGTCACCCGGTTACTGATGATGTGGTAATTGAATATAAGGATTGA